The Rhodothermales bacterium sequence CAGCCGGCGCTTATCGGGCGCGTCAAGAATCAGTTCCGTTACCACGTCGTCCTGAAAGCCACGCGGCGAGTCGCCGGGAACGACTTGCAGCGGCTCCTCCGCGAGGCCACGACAGCCCTGGGCGCCCTGCCGCATGGCTACCGATTGGCGGTGGATGTGGATGCGAATACGCTGTATTAGGGCAAAAGGCAAAAGGGAAAAGGCAAAAGGAAAAGGGAGGATTGGGGGAGGAGGGTGGTGGGGATAGGAGCAATCGGTCCGGTTAGGGCGGGTTGTTGTTTAGGCGCTTTCTTGCGGTCAGTATGCACTGAGCCGTTATTCGCGTAAGTTGTTGTGCCTCATCGCGCACGGCAGCGAGTGCTTCTGGGTTGCCCAGTGCCAGGCGTTCGGCAAGTTGAAGCCAGGTCACCGATTCACGGAGTTCTTTCAGGCAGATGCCCATCTTATGAATGAAATCACGCCTACTCTCCGCGGCTCCGGCCTCCGCATAATTGGCCAGAGGTGCGGTACCGCTCCGAATCAGTTGATGTGCGATATGTCTACCCAGGTATGTGCCTGGCATTTGCTCGACACAATTCGCCAGAGCAACAGCGAATTCGAAGAAGCGCGTGTGTAGGTTGTTCATGGGGTACATTGATGGTTTCCTGCGGGAGGCTCTCCCTGTCAAATCTCCCTGTCAAATCTCCGTGTCGAAAATGCGTGATGTACCTATTGATTTAGACACATTTGGGGCTGCCAGCATACCCTGCACCACGACTAATGGTGAAAAATCAACTCTTTTGCCTTTTAGCTTTTCCCTTTTGCCTTTTCCCTTTTGCCTTTCGGCGCAGCCGGAACCATTCCCGCTTTCGCCTGTTTGCCCCCATCCAACCGCGAGATCAAAACGTCTCGCGCCAACATGGGGCAAGTCCCGTACGACCAGCTCCCTCTGAACCCCGTCAGGACCGGAAGGTAGCAGCGGTAGGAGGTTGTAGCGGTGCGATGCGGTAAGCTTGCCCTACTTTTTTTGTCGCAACTTCTCGTTCGAGCGCCGTATCTTCTCG is a genomic window containing:
- a CDS encoding four helix bundle protein; protein product: MNNLHTRFFEFAVALANCVEQMPGTYLGRHIAHQLIRSGTAPLANYAEAGAAESRRDFIHKMGICLKELRESVTWLQLAERLALGNPEALAAVRDEAQQLTRITAQCILTARKRLNNNPP